A single Pirellulaceae bacterium DNA region contains:
- a CDS encoding SMP-30/gluconolactonase/LRE family protein — protein MIKSLLFGLEWKVVLRSSWVFVLTTLFAHPVPTTNAQDIPSLGKVGPVELVQQGFQFLEGPAKTPDGALYFTDIPAEAIYKLTVDGKIEEFLKPSGFANGLMYGGDGQLLACQMAGQLVKIDLSTKQITVLASEHGGARLNAPNDLVIDRQGGIYFSDPRYRAPQPWPQQVEAFYYRAPDGTVTRLGADLKAPNGVALSPDESTLYVIPSMQSEMMAYPVEAPGKLGTGRVFCQLQQLEGKSASGGDGLAVDSKGNLFITSEAGVQVFSAAGELLGIIQVPEQPANCAFGGADNKTLYITARTGLYRCSLPIAGHLYRGQW, from the coding sequence ATGATCAAGAGTTTGTTGTTTGGTTTAGAATGGAAAGTCGTGCTGCGATCCAGTTGGGTATTTGTTCTGACAACTCTTTTCGCGCATCCAGTTCCGACGACCAACGCACAAGACATTCCTTCGCTAGGTAAGGTTGGGCCGGTGGAGCTGGTTCAGCAGGGCTTTCAATTCTTGGAAGGGCCTGCCAAAACTCCTGACGGGGCGCTGTATTTTACGGACATTCCTGCCGAGGCGATTTACAAGCTAACGGTGGATGGAAAGATTGAAGAATTCCTGAAACCCTCAGGATTCGCAAACGGACTGATGTATGGAGGCGACGGCCAGTTGCTGGCCTGCCAGATGGCTGGGCAGTTGGTCAAGATTGATTTGTCCACTAAGCAGATTACTGTACTGGCGTCTGAGCATGGTGGCGCAAGGCTGAACGCACCCAATGATCTGGTCATTGATCGACAAGGCGGCATTTACTTTAGCGACCCACGCTATCGAGCGCCTCAGCCGTGGCCGCAACAGGTAGAAGCATTCTATTACCGTGCCCCCGATGGCACCGTGACACGCCTCGGCGCTGACCTGAAAGCTCCCAATGGAGTGGCGCTGTCGCCAGATGAGAGCACCTTGTATGTGATCCCGTCTATGCAGTCGGAGATGATGGCTTATCCTGTCGAAGCGCCGGGCAAGTTAGGGACAGGTCGCGTCTTCTGTCAACTCCAGCAATTAGAAGGTAAGTCGGCTAGTGGCGGCGATGGATTGGCGGTTGACTCTAAAGGCAATCTGTTCATCACATCAGAAGCGGGTGTGCAAGTCTTCTCGGCCGCCGGTGAATTGTTGGGGATCATTCAAGTGCCGGAACAGCCAGCCAACTGCGCATTTGGTGGTGCAGATAACAAGACGCTGTATATCACCGCACGCACCGGATTATATCGCTGCAGCCTGCCAATTGCCGGACACCTGTATCGCGGGCAATGGTGA
- the pyrF gene encoding orotidine-5'-phosphate decarboxylase, which produces MKNSFGDRLAAAVLDKRSTVCVGLDPRWNNLPEALRNGVQPHDLSAVAKVTERFCCEVIDAVATCVAVVKPQSAFFEQLGVAGMIALSEVVRYARQQQLLVIMDGKRGDIGSTAEGYADAYLGAASAWGCDALTVNPYLGDDTLQPFISTAHDRGAGLFVLVKTSNPGSGFIQDLTIDGQPLYRRVAQVVQRASAAELGSSGYGSVGAVVGATYPEQLSELRQAMPNAWLLVPGYGAQGGSADDVAAAFDPHGLGAIVNSSRGIIFAYQNTSPASADWQTAVAKAAQAMSQQLPRPS; this is translated from the coding sequence GTGAAGAATAGCTTTGGAGATCGACTAGCTGCCGCTGTACTAGATAAGCGGTCAACGGTGTGCGTTGGCTTGGATCCGCGTTGGAATAATTTGCCTGAAGCGCTGCGAAATGGAGTTCAGCCGCATGATTTGTCGGCTGTTGCTAAAGTTACTGAGCGTTTCTGCTGCGAAGTCATCGACGCTGTTGCCACATGTGTTGCGGTGGTTAAGCCTCAGTCGGCCTTCTTCGAGCAGTTGGGGGTAGCGGGCATGATTGCGCTATCCGAAGTCGTGCGTTACGCACGACAGCAACAGTTGTTGGTTATCATGGACGGCAAACGCGGAGATATCGGCTCAACCGCCGAAGGGTATGCCGATGCCTATCTCGGTGCAGCAAGTGCGTGGGGTTGCGATGCGCTGACTGTCAACCCGTACCTGGGGGATGATACTTTGCAGCCGTTCATTTCGACAGCTCACGATCGCGGCGCAGGACTTTTCGTATTAGTGAAGACGTCCAATCCAGGCAGCGGCTTCATTCAAGACTTGACCATCGATGGCCAACCGCTCTATCGCCGCGTGGCTCAGGTCGTACAGCGGGCTTCAGCGGCCGAGCTTGGATCAAGCGGTTATGGCAGTGTGGGCGCTGTTGTGGGTGCTACCTACCCCGAACAATTATCCGAACTACGACAAGCCATGCCTAACGCTTGGCTACTCGTTCCAGGCTATGGTGCCCAAGGCGGATCGGCAGATGATGTGGCCGCCGCTTTCGATCCACACGGCTTAGGCGCCATCGTCAACAGTTCGCGGGGAATCATTTTTGCCTACCAGAACACATCCCCAGCATCGGCGGATTGGCAAACAGCGGTAGCCAAAGCCGCGCAGGCGATGTCGCAACAACTACCACGGCCCAGTTAG
- a CDS encoding DPP IV N-terminal domain-containing protein encodes MSCWLAVAVFQSAICQAQQAEPLQTVAEASAYTATATPLQVQELLAQIDRSWEAARLLSLGSTVEGRSVDALVIDSAVGHSATEATSTSVDDRLTIMLLAGTDAAEYVGKESVLGLVRDLALSQSRDWLDSVRLIVVPNLNADGNARYGLSKTVPSTNAHVLSGAVPNAQGLDLGMDFIKLESPETQALVSAIHKFDVDVLIDMRAISRELQQHQAAFDIPRISTASTQLEDYLRHELFPAAFREIVKGDNVAVTCGSLGEEFRKLLNANGSGGDSSRYMGLRGKLGLVLAANPAEGFASSYQTSRSLIYETLRRLASDADRVQQMMQNHVDWSLPGSEIPIVQSGTPAEESVSAASQRSIRMPMAYAIAPQHAWAISRLVRHGIPVFQLTRNQSAPAQIAIIAKSYNDAKVQGHTLRRVEVQWQSVELPLAEGTYIIPHTQPVGRLAAYLLEPESGDSLAKWNYLDPYLAAGATYPVFRLEQIPSWIEQVEHIPAGEQLTLEHLFHPETAVDLTGQRLTRFGGWVTTKSNVQYAIQHDGQWLIVDAATGQAHPVAPSQRLVERFGQIANIASDKARQSLENSRYWLNPPGPWLVEQAEDLYWVDPRAESTKRLTHSVGKKEELAELSPSGGQVAFVRDNNLWVVDCSSGRTLQLTSDGSELILNGKLDWVYQEELYGRGDFKGFWWSPDSQRLAYLQLGQQPVPEYLLTDSSRVQQSLERTRYPKAGQPLPVVRAWIVDVATGLKREVELPQMGNHSDRLVARVTWAPNGRLWLQVLNRVQNRQDLIEVDPRTGGSRTVLREETPHWIEIRGTPRFLASGDFLWLSDLPEGRTRLFKVSASNGQRQPVTNGDWDVRQLYGVSSDQRYALIGGSPHDSVQAHLLSVDLQTGATQQMTSTAGTHDVSLEASGRFYMDTFSSWNNRPVTTLYATDGSVSRIVSCPVGDRHDYVIGQLPLRLTISARDGQPLQALAWLPSDAAVTANSESRASGSSGQAMQSIGVAERQNPNAKFPVLVHVYGGPGAPSIRDRWQPRDFRWHQWLCSQGYAVVLCDNRSAQGRGLSDSWPIRGQLGRIELQDLEDAVAWIAAQPWADSQRVGLWGWSYGGYMTAYAMTRSQLFKAGIAGAPVTDWQNYDAIYTERYMDLPERNAAGYASSSVVAAADELFGRLLLIHGDVDDNVHLSNSLQLADALQKAGKQFELMVYPRARHAVDNPAKRYHLYCLMTDFLHRNLKN; translated from the coding sequence ATGAGTTGCTGGCTGGCAGTTGCAGTTTTCCAGTCAGCGATATGCCAGGCGCAGCAGGCTGAACCGCTCCAAACGGTGGCTGAAGCCAGTGCCTATACGGCTACTGCTACTCCGCTGCAAGTACAAGAACTGCTGGCTCAAATAGATCGGTCCTGGGAGGCTGCGAGGTTACTTTCACTTGGTTCAACCGTCGAAGGACGTTCAGTCGATGCTCTGGTGATCGATAGCGCTGTGGGGCATTCAGCTACTGAAGCCACGAGCACTTCAGTCGACGATAGATTGACCATCATGCTGCTGGCGGGCACGGATGCGGCAGAATATGTCGGTAAAGAATCGGTCTTAGGGCTGGTCCGCGACTTAGCACTGTCACAGTCTCGCGACTGGCTCGATTCCGTACGACTGATTGTCGTGCCTAATTTGAATGCCGACGGCAATGCGAGGTACGGCCTCTCCAAGACCGTGCCATCGACTAATGCACATGTGCTTTCTGGCGCGGTTCCAAACGCGCAAGGATTAGATTTGGGGATGGATTTCATCAAATTAGAATCGCCTGAAACGCAAGCACTTGTATCCGCGATTCACAAGTTTGACGTAGATGTGCTGATCGATATGCGCGCAATAAGTCGAGAATTGCAACAGCACCAAGCAGCCTTTGACATTCCACGTATTTCGACAGCCTCAACGCAGCTAGAGGATTATCTGCGCCATGAATTATTTCCGGCTGCATTTCGAGAGATTGTTAAAGGCGATAATGTTGCGGTGACTTGTGGCAGTCTGGGTGAAGAGTTTCGGAAGTTGCTGAACGCTAACGGCTCGGGGGGAGATAGCAGCCGCTATATGGGACTGCGCGGCAAACTGGGCTTGGTTCTTGCGGCTAATCCTGCTGAAGGTTTTGCATCAAGCTATCAGACGTCTCGATCGCTTATCTACGAGACACTAAGACGTTTAGCCTCGGATGCGGATCGAGTCCAGCAGATGATGCAGAATCACGTAGATTGGTCCCTTCCAGGGAGTGAGATACCGATTGTCCAGTCCGGTACTCCCGCCGAGGAGTCCGTGTCGGCGGCCAGTCAGCGAAGCATCAGGATGCCCATGGCCTACGCAATCGCGCCTCAACACGCTTGGGCTATCAGTCGTTTGGTGCGCCATGGCATTCCGGTATTTCAATTGACTCGTAATCAATCGGCGCCTGCGCAGATCGCAATAATTGCCAAATCGTACAACGATGCGAAAGTTCAGGGGCACACGCTACGTCGAGTCGAGGTCCAGTGGCAGTCCGTTGAGCTGCCACTGGCTGAAGGCACTTACATTATTCCGCATACCCAGCCGGTGGGACGCCTGGCCGCCTATCTGCTTGAGCCTGAATCAGGCGATAGTCTGGCTAAATGGAACTATTTGGACCCCTATCTTGCCGCCGGCGCGACGTACCCGGTGTTTCGGCTGGAGCAAATCCCCTCCTGGATTGAGCAAGTCGAACACATTCCTGCTGGTGAGCAGTTGACTCTAGAGCATCTCTTTCATCCTGAAACGGCCGTCGATTTAACTGGGCAGCGATTAACTAGATTCGGCGGTTGGGTCACAACGAAGTCCAACGTTCAGTATGCCATCCAGCACGATGGCCAATGGCTTATCGTCGATGCGGCGACTGGCCAGGCGCATCCGGTCGCTCCAAGTCAACGGCTCGTTGAACGATTTGGGCAGATCGCCAACATTGCATCGGACAAGGCTCGCCAGTCGCTTGAAAACAGCCGGTATTGGCTAAATCCGCCAGGGCCATGGCTGGTCGAGCAGGCCGAAGACTTGTATTGGGTCGATCCTCGCGCAGAATCAACCAAACGCCTGACGCATTCGGTGGGAAAGAAGGAAGAGCTAGCAGAGCTTAGTCCGTCGGGAGGGCAAGTGGCGTTCGTCCGAGATAACAATCTATGGGTAGTTGACTGCAGCTCTGGTCGAACTCTGCAATTGACGTCTGACGGTAGCGAGCTGATTCTTAATGGCAAATTAGATTGGGTCTATCAGGAAGAGTTGTATGGTCGCGGTGACTTCAAGGGGTTTTGGTGGAGCCCTGATAGCCAGCGATTGGCCTACTTGCAGTTGGGGCAACAACCGGTGCCCGAGTATCTGCTGACGGATAGTTCGCGTGTCCAGCAGTCGCTGGAGAGGACGCGATATCCTAAAGCCGGCCAGCCGCTACCAGTCGTCCGTGCGTGGATCGTAGATGTTGCTACCGGTTTAAAACGCGAAGTCGAATTGCCACAGATGGGGAATCACTCGGATCGGCTGGTCGCCCGTGTAACCTGGGCACCCAATGGCAGATTGTGGCTGCAAGTGCTCAATCGAGTACAGAACCGCCAAGACTTGATTGAAGTCGATCCGCGAACCGGCGGTTCGCGAACGGTATTACGCGAAGAGACGCCGCACTGGATCGAGATTCGGGGAACTCCACGATTCCTGGCAAGCGGTGATTTTTTGTGGTTGAGCGACTTGCCCGAAGGTCGCACACGATTATTTAAGGTCAGTGCTTCCAACGGACAAAGGCAACCAGTCACAAACGGCGATTGGGATGTCCGTCAATTGTATGGTGTGTCTAGCGATCAGCGTTATGCGTTGATTGGTGGCAGTCCTCATGATTCAGTTCAGGCACACCTGCTGTCGGTCGATCTGCAAACGGGTGCTACGCAACAGATGACGTCCACAGCCGGAACGCACGATGTGAGTTTGGAGGCGAGCGGACGGTTTTATATGGACACATTTAGTAGCTGGAATAATCGCCCTGTTACCACACTGTATGCTACGGATGGCAGCGTTTCGCGGATCGTTTCTTGCCCGGTGGGAGATCGACATGACTACGTGATCGGTCAGCTTCCGCTGCGTCTAACCATCAGTGCCCGCGACGGTCAGCCGCTGCAAGCTTTAGCGTGGCTACCAAGCGATGCTGCTGTCACCGCGAATTCCGAGAGCAGAGCGAGCGGTTCGTCAGGCCAAGCGATGCAGAGTATTGGCGTGGCCGAGAGACAGAATCCAAATGCCAAGTTTCCAGTGTTGGTGCATGTTTATGGTGGCCCCGGAGCACCTTCGATTCGCGATCGTTGGCAGCCACGAGACTTTCGGTGGCATCAGTGGCTGTGTTCACAAGGCTACGCTGTGGTGTTGTGCGACAATCGTTCAGCTCAAGGGCGCGGGTTGAGCGACTCGTGGCCTATTCGCGGTCAGTTGGGCAGAATTGAATTGCAGGATTTGGAAGATGCCGTAGCTTGGATCGCTGCACAGCCGTGGGCCGATTCACAGCGAGTTGGGCTATGGGGTTGGAGCTACGGTGGCTACATGACAGCCTATGCCATGACGCGCAGCCAATTGTTCAAGGCTGGTATAGCAGGCGCTCCAGTTACCGATTGGCAAAACTATGATGCCATATACACCGAGCGCTATATGGATTTGCCTGAGCGCAACGCAGCCGGTTATGCATCCAGTTCCGTCGTGGCAGCGGCCGATGAGTTGTTTGGTCGGCTGCTACTGATTCATGGTGATGTAGACGACAACGTACACCTGAGCAATTCGCTGCAGCTGGCGGACGCGTTGCAGAAGGCTGGAAAACAATTCGAACTGATGGTCTATCCACGTGCGCGCCACGCTGTGGATAACCCGGCCAAGCGTTATCACCTGTATTGTCTGATGACCGATTTTCTACATCGAAATTTGAAGAACTGA
- a CDS encoding Gfo/Idh/MocA family oxidoreductase, with protein MPSAALCELEYRPQSPGTYCPRIGLIGCGGITAEHLAAYRDAQFNIAALCDLRMDQARLRAAQYFPDAKVYQDYRQLLRDESLEVVDVTTHPAERLGIVRDCLLAGKHVLSQKPFVTDIQQGQRLVELAQQQNVLLAVNQNARWAPHYRWAYSAVQAGLLGELFAVHLGCHWDHTWVEGTEFEKIRHVVLYDFGIHWFDLVRYFLGGAMPRRVFASTARVPGQKLSPNLLAQVLLEFDSAQATLVFDAGVRIGPWDHTYLAGTKGSLRSTGPNLHQQSVELHVAGGSWQPELTGRWFPDGFRGTMSELLCAIHEGRQPCISAADNLKSLQLCFAALASADTGQPVIPGSINRLPD; from the coding sequence ATGCCGTCAGCCGCTCTCTGTGAACTGGAATATCGGCCACAAAGCCCCGGCACATATTGTCCGCGAATCGGTTTGATCGGTTGCGGAGGAATTACTGCTGAGCACTTGGCGGCTTATCGCGATGCTCAGTTTAATATCGCTGCATTGTGCGATCTGCGGATGGATCAAGCCCGATTGCGCGCCGCACAGTATTTTCCAGACGCCAAAGTCTATCAGGACTATCGGCAGCTGTTGCGTGACGAGTCGCTGGAGGTGGTGGATGTTACCACTCATCCTGCCGAGCGACTGGGCATCGTCCGCGACTGCTTACTGGCCGGCAAACACGTGCTCAGCCAAAAGCCGTTTGTTACTGACATTCAGCAAGGGCAGCGGTTGGTTGAACTGGCCCAGCAGCAGAACGTCCTTCTGGCCGTCAATCAAAACGCGCGTTGGGCACCGCACTACCGATGGGCGTACAGTGCTGTTCAGGCGGGATTGTTGGGCGAGCTGTTCGCGGTGCATCTGGGCTGCCACTGGGATCATACTTGGGTGGAAGGAACTGAGTTTGAAAAGATTCGGCATGTGGTACTGTATGATTTCGGGATACACTGGTTCGACCTAGTGCGATACTTTCTTGGTGGAGCGATGCCGCGACGGGTGTTCGCTTCGACCGCGCGCGTACCTGGTCAAAAACTGTCGCCGAATTTGCTGGCTCAGGTCCTGCTGGAGTTCGATTCGGCTCAAGCCACATTGGTATTTGATGCTGGTGTCAGGATTGGACCATGGGATCACACCTATTTAGCGGGAACTAAAGGCAGCCTGCGAAGCACCGGTCCGAACCTGCACCAACAGAGTGTCGAGCTGCATGTGGCAGGTGGTAGTTGGCAACCAGAATTAACAGGCCGATGGTTCCCTGATGGATTTCGCGGTACGATGAGCGAGTTGTTGTGCGCCATACATGAGGGCCGCCAGCCCTGCATCTCAGCCGCCGATAACTTGAAGAGCCTGCAACTATGTTTTGCAGCATTGGCAAGCGCTGATACCGGTCAGCCGGTTATTCCAGGCAGTATCAATAGATTGCCAGATTAG
- a CDS encoding alanine:cation symporter family protein produces MDASLTVESQAVDEGGYSSQSGHQWSQEESSGSANRSLGLDQRIDNAFRPVSDAFVNFVFWSIPQFGPIPSVPLVLVVLVSGAAYFTVYFGFANVRLFPLSIRVVRGKYRISEEAGAPEIKHVEVHEVDGDLVDTIRDEHLHGEVSHFQALATAVSGTVGLGNIGGVAVAIAIGGPGATFWMIVCGLLGMSTKFVECTLGVKYRDIEPDGTVHGGPTYYLSRGFAQMGLAPLGKLLGGLFAVLCVGASFGGGNMFQANQATAQIQTLIGIQATQSEWAKSSGALIGLVMAIFVGFIIIGGIKRIANVTDKVVPLMTALYVVACIIIVVIHIEHLPEAIRTIMVSAFTHEAGMGGVVGVILVGFKRAVFSNEAGAGSASIAHSAVRTRYPASEGIVALMEPFLDTVVICTMTALVIILYNMNGAFEYSSVVNGQVLMLETGHRVGGVDLTSLAFDSALPNFRYVLTVAVVLFAISTMISWSYYGLTSWKALFGRSRWSDLSFKILFCAFIVVGSASSLQAVIDFSDAMILALVFPNMLGLILLAPKVREELNRFLEAIKERRSPN; encoded by the coding sequence ATGGACGCATCGTTGACTGTCGAATCTCAGGCTGTTGACGAGGGGGGATACTCCAGTCAGTCGGGCCACCAGTGGTCGCAAGAGGAGAGTTCCGGCAGTGCAAACCGTTCACTGGGGCTTGACCAGCGTATCGACAATGCGTTCCGGCCAGTATCAGATGCGTTTGTCAATTTCGTTTTTTGGTCCATACCGCAGTTCGGTCCAATCCCCAGCGTTCCGCTGGTGTTGGTCGTCTTGGTGTCTGGTGCTGCATACTTTACGGTCTACTTCGGCTTTGCCAATGTGCGTTTGTTTCCGCTGTCCATTCGCGTCGTGCGTGGCAAGTACAGAATATCCGAGGAGGCCGGCGCGCCGGAGATCAAGCATGTCGAGGTGCACGAAGTCGATGGGGACTTGGTGGATACCATTCGCGATGAACATCTACATGGCGAGGTCAGTCATTTCCAAGCATTGGCAACGGCCGTGTCAGGTACCGTTGGGCTGGGAAATATCGGTGGAGTCGCTGTGGCGATTGCCATCGGTGGACCGGGTGCTACATTCTGGATGATCGTCTGTGGGCTGCTGGGCATGTCTACCAAATTCGTCGAATGTACGCTGGGGGTAAAATATCGCGATATCGAACCCGACGGCACCGTTCACGGCGGGCCCACGTACTATTTAAGTCGAGGGTTCGCACAAATGGGCCTGGCTCCGCTGGGCAAGTTGTTAGGTGGTCTCTTTGCGGTTCTGTGCGTGGGAGCCTCGTTTGGTGGCGGAAATATGTTTCAAGCCAATCAAGCTACCGCGCAGATTCAGACGTTAATTGGGATTCAGGCTACGCAATCGGAGTGGGCCAAGTCCAGCGGCGCGCTGATTGGGCTCGTAATGGCGATCTTCGTTGGATTTATCATCATTGGTGGCATCAAGCGGATTGCGAACGTCACTGATAAGGTTGTCCCGCTGATGACTGCGCTGTATGTGGTGGCCTGTATCATTATCGTCGTCATTCACATTGAGCACTTGCCTGAGGCGATCAGGACCATCATGGTCAGTGCGTTCACTCACGAAGCTGGAATGGGCGGGGTGGTCGGTGTGATCTTGGTGGGCTTCAAGCGCGCTGTATTTTCCAACGAAGCCGGGGCGGGTTCGGCGTCGATCGCCCACTCGGCAGTTCGCACGCGCTATCCCGCCTCCGAGGGAATTGTAGCGCTGATGGAGCCCTTTCTGGATACGGTGGTTATCTGCACGATGACCGCGCTAGTAATCATTTTGTACAACATGAATGGAGCATTTGAGTACAGCAGCGTTGTCAACGGTCAGGTTTTGATGCTCGAGACAGGCCACAGAGTCGGTGGAGTTGACCTGACGTCGTTGGCTTTTGATTCGGCGCTACCTAATTTTCGCTATGTCTTGACCGTGGCCGTAGTGCTATTTGCGATTTCGACGATGATATCCTGGTCGTACTACGGTTTGACAAGTTGGAAAGCCCTGTTTGGGCGTAGCCGCTGGTCCGATCTGTCGTTTAAAATTTTGTTCTGTGCGTTTATTGTGGTCGGATCGGCATCTTCGCTTCAGGCGGTGATCGACTTTTCCGATGCGATGATCTTGGCGCTAGTTTTTCCTAACATGCTGGGCTTGATCCTACTGGCTCCAAAAGTACGCGAAGAACTGAACCGATTTCTGGAGGCCATCAAAGAGCGCAGGAGCCCCAATTGA
- a CDS encoding PQQ-like beta-propeller repeat protein, whose product MYFEQHRRADGLTCACLAVLATVGYQASGQDWPTFRGSNRTAVAGDSGLLNQWDASGPRLLWTAKGAGSGYSSAAVAAGRVYTLGDAPSTAADEDEYLTCYDLSSGKQLWMTKTGPAWNGHPSQPTWNGARSTPTIDGDHVYVLNPNGMLHCVSIHGQPIWNKSLPDDLSGKKHDGWGYGESPLIDGNLLICTPGGEKATVVALDKVSGEVVWTCARPNDVGAGHSSVVTSNVGGRKVYVQNTGGGPLGIDAATGALLWSYDVPPPVAFIPSPVIKDDLVFTVAGYGTGGALLRQVPGDGGRVTIKEVYGLNKDLDNKHGGVILVGNHLYAGCSDRSQIYCAELETGKIVWRGRGSGSGSTSVIAADGKLFIRYQNGKVGLAPVSTESFDEVSSFQTPGSGDGKPPSWAHPVIAHGKLLLRENDTILCYDIKR is encoded by the coding sequence GTGTATTTCGAACAGCACCGCCGCGCAGACGGCCTAACATGCGCCTGCCTGGCCGTCTTGGCGACCGTAGGCTACCAAGCTTCAGGTCAGGACTGGCCGACATTTCGTGGTTCCAACCGTACTGCCGTTGCAGGCGATTCGGGCCTTCTGAACCAATGGGACGCTAGCGGACCAAGACTGTTATGGACGGCTAAGGGAGCCGGATCGGGCTACTCGAGCGCAGCTGTCGCCGCAGGTCGCGTCTACACGCTGGGCGATGCTCCTTCGACCGCTGCCGACGAAGACGAGTACCTAACGTGCTACGATTTATCATCTGGCAAGCAGTTGTGGATGACCAAGACCGGTCCGGCCTGGAATGGACATCCCAGCCAGCCAACCTGGAATGGCGCGCGCAGCACGCCAACCATCGACGGCGATCACGTCTACGTGCTCAACCCCAACGGGATGTTGCATTGCGTCAGCATTCATGGCCAGCCGATTTGGAATAAGAGCTTACCAGATGACTTGAGCGGAAAGAAGCATGACGGCTGGGGCTACGGCGAGTCACCGCTGATCGACGGCAATCTACTGATCTGTACACCAGGCGGTGAAAAAGCGACCGTCGTGGCGTTGGACAAAGTGAGCGGCGAAGTCGTCTGGACATGCGCCAGACCGAACGACGTTGGCGCCGGTCACTCGTCGGTGGTAACAAGCAATGTTGGCGGTCGTAAGGTATATGTACAGAACACGGGGGGCGGTCCTCTTGGAATTGACGCGGCTACCGGAGCGCTGCTTTGGAGCTATGACGTTCCCCCGCCAGTCGCGTTTATCCCTTCTCCTGTCATCAAGGATGATTTGGTGTTCACCGTCGCCGGCTACGGAACCGGCGGAGCACTGTTGCGACAAGTCCCTGGCGATGGCGGACGAGTAACGATCAAGGAGGTCTATGGGTTGAATAAAGACCTCGACAACAAACATGGTGGCGTGATACTGGTTGGCAACCACCTGTATGCCGGCTGCAGCGATCGCAGTCAAATCTACTGTGCTGAACTAGAGACGGGAAAAATAGTCTGGCGGGGACGAGGCAGTGGTAGCGGCTCTACGTCGGTCATCGCCGCCGACGGCAAATTGTTTATCCGCTATCAAAACGGCAAGGTCGGTCTGGCACCAGTCTCAACCGAGAGCTTCGACGAGGTCAGTAGCTTTCAAACGCCTGGCTCCGGCGATGGCAAGCCGCCGAGTTGGGCGCATCCGGTAATCGCCCATGGCAAACTGCTGCTGCGCGAGAACGATACGATTCTATGCTACGATATCAAGCGCTAA
- a CDS encoding nuclear transport factor 2 family protein has translation MSEEANLINLTKCLLESIITGNWEAYSELCDPSISCFEPEARGNFVEGMDFHRFYFDLGLSGAKLQVTMVRPHVRLMGDAAVVSYVRLTQVADTAGAVVTKSAEETRVWQKISGNWKHVHFHRCVVG, from the coding sequence ATGAGTGAAGAAGCGAATTTGATTAACTTGACGAAGTGCCTGCTGGAAAGCATTATCACAGGTAATTGGGAGGCGTATAGCGAGTTGTGCGATCCAAGTATTTCCTGCTTTGAGCCCGAAGCGCGTGGCAATTTTGTTGAAGGAATGGATTTTCATCGCTTCTATTTTGACTTGGGACTAAGTGGCGCGAAACTACAGGTAACCATGGTGCGGCCTCATGTGCGGCTGATGGGCGACGCGGCGGTCGTTAGCTACGTTCGATTAACTCAAGTTGCTGATACCGCGGGCGCTGTGGTCACCAAGTCGGCAGAGGAGACACGTGTGTGGCAGAAGATCAGCGGTAATTGGAAACATGTGCATTTTCATCGCTGCGTGGTTGGGTAA